A single Salminus brasiliensis chromosome 20, fSalBra1.hap2, whole genome shotgun sequence DNA region contains:
- the aqp3a gene encoding aquaporin-3a has product MGKQKIFLDKLSRALQIRNKLLREGLAECLGTLILVMFGCGSVAQFTLSDGTHGLFLAVNLAFGFAATLGILVCGQVSGGHLNPAVTFALCLLGRNKWKKFPVYFLFQTLGAFLGAGVIFGLYYDALKKKVEASGELPIGIFATYPGEHLSTINGFFDQLIGTAALIVCVLAIVDPFNNPIPQGLEAFTVGFTVLVIGLSMGFNSGYAVNPARDLGPRLFTSIAGWGSKVFTNGNYWFLVPIFAPFLGTIVGVIVYQVMVGWHVEGEVRDKKKATEDNVKLNDMNDA; this is encoded by the exons ATGGGCAAGCAGAAGATTTTCCTGGATAAGCTGTCCCGTGCGTTGCAGATTCGCAACAAGCTGCTGCGGGAAGGACTTGCTGAATGCTTGGGCACCCTCATCCTGGTG ATGTTTGGCTGTGGATCAGTGGCCCAGTTTACTCTCAGTGATGGAACTCACGGCCTCTTCCTCGCTGTGAACTTAGCGTTCGGTTTTGCAGCCACCCTTGGAATCCTGGTGTGCGGCCAGGTCTCAG GAGGTCATCTAAACCCAGCTGTGACCTTTGCCCTCTGCCTCCTGGGaagaaataaatggaaaaaatTCCCTGTGTACTTTCTCTTCCAAACACTTGGTGCCTTCTTGGGTGCTGGTGTGATCTTCGGCTTGTACTATG ATGCCCTGAAGAAAAAGGTAGAGGCCTCCGGTGAATTGCCAATTGGAATCTTTGCTACCTACCCTGGTGAGCACCTGAGTACCATCAATGGATTTTTTGACCAG CTGATTGGCACGGCTGCACTGATTGTTTGTGTCCTGGCCATCGTGGACCCATTCAACAACCCCATCCCACAAGGACTTGAAGCTTTCACTGTGGGATTCACTGTACTTGTCATTGGTTTATCCATGGGCTTTAACTCTGGCTATGCTGTAAACCCAGCCAGGGACCTGGGCCCTCGCCTTTTCACTTCCATAGCAGGCTGGGGCTCCAAAGTCTTCAC TAATGGCAACTACTGGTTCCTGGTGCCCATCTTTGCCCCATTCCTGGGGACCATCGTCGGTGTGATTGTGTACCAGGTGATGGTGGGCTGGCATGTGGAGGGCGAGGTACGAGACAAGAAGAAGGCAACGGAGGACAATGTCAAACTAAATGACATGAATGACGCGTAA